In Toxoplasma gondii ME49 chromosome VIII, whole genome shotgun sequence, a single genomic region encodes these proteins:
- a CDS encoding hypothetical protein (encoded by transcript TGME49_232510), with translation MESNSTPDASVPSSPLRSPVPPLHSRGCCDAAFFSAFFSTPAGTPFIGGPGVSSLPLQQLTSAQLKTSSGQSPALSPAVSSLVPNSPGVCTAPPSPTPALVASSLTASLLTRDVSFWCGNPAIERLSGTLRYFLTPSQATAERLLRNLPPPAAASPASGLQTAASSVFFPSGGEIGQAGRLIQPSPPDGSGSAGPAPFSQKQKCNACGCDVWQWLQEECVLVAPRVPSYISPAEFCDFLAPFSRRLLQAKVLHGPTTAEYLVLLHCNRLTAVDAIATFNGVPLVDGDSAVCELRIVKEVLFDVASPLSGKKVSPDTNNASFSCSPAEPPSCPPSGPPRLQQAERKKSGKPRGTLPEPTSTLALRSPRPQYAASGEDAREKRGASLHLSEPESCRRPIPGEGSRERSARRREPSRSVRTASEAATWDRAGSPDPDRDWSSFSFRSATTAPLHSPEWGEADDRVGDGLVGLGGELSVGESDQLRGQHVLTREPCGGLQFFLQRTQEDTQQEFCAVCLERVQIPTAPVAPALPASLGPPSNPIAFLQARETDDESQESQGGRLAAGASGCSPPLASNPAFTAPALCAAGGGAGGNAGNPLSVSTSDLPFSLGEGSLSSAVEKGVGGAQGGHAALPGVAVTVLCGHSFHSSCLRKWSDPSCPVCRYQQHPYQPWCCFVCGSTEGVRACLLCGFIGCGDTLAPLGETASDASALAAPAQASSSSLAGTEQRANSEVQGDGRLEALAALADSCGRTQEGRESGEAGGELANRSMGRPVLRSRDADRTGKADPQAFVGDQQTASDGIEAQTERDDERGREESTNPEKKTCEERETHGGARGENSLSNEVGRKKETHTPDRHKEGCFTPGHSRLHFEETSHPHALELGTDCVWDFVSEGYVHLIVQKRCQAKAARLKKAEFGSTERCGALGNSECADLFVCPTCLEKTREGEQATQEGGDDKAGKETLAGLQDAQSASPEASEERQSNWCCLCGKGICGGSSDLSKPATGSPVLRDGETDDGCGAGGRTLSEEPASFDASSKRERGVSEPSARDSPPCTNWKKVSGWVVEFNHMLAASLDSQRDYYEDRLQRMAQMYAQPLAECQASVLTAQQTVAELEAQVTKEETALAALEADTTALVQESGRLATQNAMLQQLHERLQQEASEARKKEEEEKKRLAERIQERLAEIEDLKQQIRDVSFHVQASASLSVVPEAKESYVLLGQREEVGSSRGTRGHSNREAGGPGGVTAGGGSGCRRGERRRGGCARR, from the exons ATGGAATCAAATTCTACTCCAGACGCGTctgttccttcctccccGCTTCGTTCCCCAGTGCCGCCATTGCACAGTCGAGGATGTTGTGACGCGGCGTTTTtttccgcgtttttttcgacgCCAGCAGGGACGCCTTTCATTGGGGGTCCAGGTGTGTCCTCCCTTCCACTCCAACAGCTTACGAGCGCCCAATTGAAGACTTCTTCTGGTCAATCCCCCGCGCTCTCTCCCGCCGTCTCGTCGCTGGTTCCCAACTCGCCGGGTGTGTGTACAGCGCCGCCGAGTCCCACTCCTGCACTGGTTGCGTCATCCTTGACAGCATCTCTTCTCACACGCGACGTTTCCTTCTGGTGCGGCAATCCTGCCATTGAGCGTCTGAGCGGAACATTGCGGTATTTCTTGACTCCTTCCCAGGCAACTGCGGAGCGTCTGCTGCGCAATCTCCCGCCGCCCGCTGCTGCGTCCCCCGCCAGCGGACTCCAGACTGCGGCCTCGTCGGTTTTTTTCCCGTCAGGTGGAGAAATCGGACAGGCCGGTCGTCTCATTCAGCCTTCTCCACCCGACGGGTCGGGAAGCGCCGGGCCCGCGCCTTTCTCGCAGAAACAAAAGTGCAACGCGTGCGGCTGCGACGTCTGGCAGTGGCTGCAGGAAGAGTGCGTGCTCGTCGCCCCCAGAGTTCCCAGCTACATTTCGCCTGCCGAGTTTTGCGACTTCCTAGCGCCATTCagccgccgcctcctgcAAGCGAAAGTTCTTCACGGCCCGACTACGGCGGAATACCTCGTTCTGCTGCACTGCAACCGCCTCACGGCCGTCGATGCGATTGCCACTTTCAACGGAGTTCCCCTCGTCGACGGAGACTCCGCCGTCTGTGAGCTGCGAATCGTCAAAGAGGTTCTCTTCGACGTGGCGTCTCCACTGTCCGGGAAAAAAGTGAGCCCGGATACCAACAAcgcctcgttttcttgcTCACCTGCTGAACCGCCTTCGTGCCCGCCTTCGGGGCCGCCGCGCCTTCAGCAGGCGGAACGAAAAAAATCTGGAAAGCCACGGGGGACTTTGCCGGAACCGACGAGCACACTTGCGCTCCGTTCTCCCCGTCCCCAGTACGCCGCGTCTGGAGAAGacgccagagagaaacgaggggcctctctccatctgtcgGAGCCGGAATCGTGTCGGCGACCTATCCCCGGCGAAGGCAGCCGCGAGCGGAGCGCGCGGCGCCGCGAACCGTCTCGGAGCGTACGGACAGCCAGTGAAGCTGCGACTTGGGACAGAGCGGGTTCACCCGATCCTGACCGGGACTggagttctttctcttttcgatCTGCAACTACCGCGCCGCTTCATTCGCCTGAATggggagaagcggacgaCCGAGTTGGCGACGGCCTCGTCGGCCTCGGCGGCGAGCTGTCTGTGGGAGAGAGCGACCAGCTTCGCGGGCAGCACGTCCTCACTCGCGAGCCTTGCGGAGGACTGcagttttttctccagcGAACGCAAGAAGATACCCAGCAGGAATTCTGTGCCGTCTGCCTAGAACGCGTTCAAATCCCCACGGCTCCCGTCGCCCCCGCGTTGCCGGCGAGCCTCGGGCCTCCTTCGAATCCTATCGCCTTCCTGCAAGCCCGAGAAACGGACGATGAGTCGCAAGAGTCTCAAGGCGGACGTCTCGCCGCTGGCGCCTCTGGGTGCTCGCCGCCGCTGGCCTCTAACCCCGCCTTCACGGCCCCAGCTCTCTGTGCAGCTGGCGGAGGCGCGGGTGGGAACGCGGGGAACCCGTTGTCTGTTTCGACGTCCGACTTGCCGTTTTCTTTAGGTGAGGGCTCGCTGTCGAGCGCTGTCGAGAAGGGGGTAGGCGGCGCGCAGGGAGGACACGCAGCTCTTCCAGGCGTCGCCGTCACTGTGCTTTGCGGCCACTCGTTCCACTCGAGTTGCTTGAGGAAGTGGAGTGACCCTTCCTGTCCTGTTTGCCGATATCAACAGCACCCTTACCAGCCGTGGTGCTGCTTCGTCTGTGGAAGTACAGAGGGCGTCcgcgcgtgtctcctctgcggcTTCATCGGCTGCGGAGACACGCTGGCACCCTTAGGCGAGACAGCTTCAGATGCTTCTGCTCTAGCTGCCCCCGCAcaggcttcttcgtcttctttggCGGGCACAGAACAGCGGGCAAACTCGGAAGTGCAAGGCGACGGAAGACTGGAAGCCCTCGCCGCGTTGGCAGACAGCTGTGGTAGGACgcaggaagggagagagagtggagaagcgggaggagaGCTAGCCAACAGAAGCATGGGAAGACCTGTACTGCGTTCGAGAGACGCCGATCGTACGGGGAAGGCCGATCCGCAGGCGTTTGTGGGAGATCAGCAGACGGCGTCTGACGGAATCGAGGCTCAAACTGAACGCGATGACgagcgagggcgagaagagtcCACGaatccagaaaaaaagacctgcgaggaaagagaaacccACGGCGGAGCAAGGGGAGAAAACAGTCTTTCAAATGAAGtcgggaggaagaaagaaacccACACCCcagacagacacaaagaagGGTGCTTCACACCGGGACACTCGCGACTGCACTTTGAAGAAACTTCACATCCTCATGCTTTAGAG CTGGGCACTGACTGCGTCTGGGACTTCGTGAGTGAGgggtacgtacacctgatCGTGCAGAAGCGGTGCCAAGCGAAAGCGGCTCGtctgaagaaggcagagtTCGGGTCAACAGAGAGGTGCGGCGCTCTTGGAAACAGCGAATGCGCAGACTTGTTTGTTTGCCCGACATGCCTGGAGAAAACTcgcgagggagaacaagcgaCTCAGGAAGGAGGAGATGACAAGGCCGGAAAGGAAACGCTTGCCGGCCTTCAAGACGCACAGTCTGCATCCCCGGAAGCATCTGAAGAAAGGCAGTCAAACTGGTGCTGTCTTTGCGGCAAGGGCATCTGTGGGGGTTCGTCAG ATCTCTCGAAACCCGCGACGGGATCTCCGGTGCtccgagacggagaaacagacgacggCTGCGGCGCCGGTGGCCGCACACTTTCTGAGGAGCCTGCCTCTTTCGATGCGTCGTCtaagagagagcgaggcgtGTCGGAACCAAGTGCACGCGATTCGCCGCCCTGCACAAACTGGAAAAAAGTTAGTGGCTGGGTCGTTGAGTTCAACCACATGCTCGCCGCCTCGCTAGACAGCCAGCGCGACTACTACGAGGACCGGCTTCAGCGCATGGCGCAGATGTATGCACAGCCTCTGGCG GAGTGCCAGGCGAGTGTTTTGACAGCCCAGCAAACGGTCGCTGAACTCGAGGCGCAGGTGAccaaggaggagacagctctGGCTGCA CTGGAGGCCGACACGACCGCCCTAGTTCAGGAGAGTGGTCGCTTGGCGACTCAGAATGCTATGCTTCAGCAGTTGCACGAGCGACTTCAGCAGGAAGCGAGCGAAGCtcgcaagaaggaagaagaggaaaa GAAAAGgctggcggagagaattCAAGAACGCCTTGCAGAAATCGAGGATCTAAAGCAGCAG ATACGCGATGTCTCTTTCCACGTCCAGGCTTCGGCAAGCCTGTCGGTTGTCCCTGAGGCCAAG GAGTCCTACGTACTTCTAGGGCAACGCGAGGAGGTAGGTAGTTCGAGAGGCACTCGTGGCCATTCGAATCGAGAAGCAGGAGGTCCAGGCGGAGTGACGGCAGGCGGTGGCTCAGGCTGTCGGCGcggggagaggcgcagaggagGCTGTGCAAGGCGATAA